In the Schaalia hyovaginalis genome, GGGGTTGTGTCGAAGGCCCGGCTGCGGGCGCGCGCTGCGCGCCCGATCAGGGCCCATGCGGCGTCGAGGGCGAGAGCGAGGGCGATGACGAGGATCGCGCCGGCGATCATCTGCCCGTAGTCGCGCGTCTTGAGGCCGGTGTAGAGGAAGCGCCCGAGGCCGGAATCGGCCGTGTAGGCGGCGAGGGTCGCGGTGGCGACGACCTGGAGGGTGGCGGAGCGCAGCCCTCCGAGGATGAGGTTGCGGGCCGCGGGGAGCTCGACCTCGCGAATGATGCGGAACTCCGTGAGGCCGATGGCGCGCGCCGCGTCGACGGTGCGGGCGTCCGCGGATTCGATCCCCGCGTAGGCGGCCGACAGCACGGGTGCGACGGCGAGGACGAGGAGGGCGAGGAAGGGCCCTTTGAGTCCGATGCCGAGCCAGAGCGCGGCCAGGG is a window encoding:
- a CDS encoding ABC transporter permease; the protein is MSILRDAFAWLADPAHWSGPSGILMRLLQHLGVTGAVVITAALIALPLGIAIGHTGRFRFLATSGAGAARAVPTLGLLTLAALWLGIGLKGPFLALLVLAVAPVLSAAYAGIESADARTVDAARAIGLTEFRIIREVELPAARNLILGGLRSATLQVVATATLAAYTADSGLGRFLYTGLKTRDYGQMIAGAILVIALALALDAAWALIGRAARARSRAFDTTPA